One genomic region from Sulfurimonas sp. encodes:
- a CDS encoding GMC family oxidoreductase, producing MKYDICIVGSGAGAAPIAYELSNAGYKVVVLEKGKYYTEKDFSKDELAISRRDKFTPLLKDEQHIINVRNEDGSIDRFEGAEYNWSFWNGSMVGGSSNLMSGYFHKMKPNDFKLRSVYGEIKGANVVDWPISYEELEPYYEKVKEVVGVSGDGMRLDSLEVNGATKWFDKSCKELGYKSFATPRAILSAPILGRNSCSYSNFCGSYPCATGAKGSARAALLQKCNVEIISEAFVYKIDSDKSKVTQVHYYDKDKKSHSIKAKIFVLAAQAIESSRLLLNSKNKYFPDGLANNSKEVGKNLIFSGGGSGTGRIKKENLSDNDFKELMQAGLFFNRSLQDWYEYDKGGVKYKGGTIDFLFEHQNIISRASREFYDDDGNIMWGEKLQQKIHKTLTTSRVLTFEVFNDWLPTDYNFVSIDDKVKDKYGVAVGAINLYGHKRDVEVGKHLASRAEKVLKSMGASEIVTSISDSPPPNLVAGGCRFGDDASTSVLDKNCKAHDLENLYVTDASFMPTGGSVPYTWTIYANSFRVAEHLKKIMKS from the coding sequence ATGAAGTATGATATTTGTATAGTTGGAAGTGGAGCAGGTGCAGCACCAATTGCTTATGAACTTTCAAACGCTGGGTATAAAGTCGTAGTTTTAGAAAAGGGGAAATACTATACAGAAAAAGATTTTTCAAAAGATGAACTTGCAATCTCACGAAGAGATAAATTTACACCCCTTTTAAAAGATGAGCAACATATCATAAATGTTAGAAATGAAGATGGGAGTATAGATAGATTTGAAGGAGCCGAGTATAACTGGAGCTTTTGGAACGGTTCTATGGTTGGTGGTTCATCAAATCTTATGAGTGGATATTTTCATAAAATGAAACCAAATGATTTTAAACTAAGAAGTGTTTATGGCGAGATAAAAGGTGCTAATGTAGTTGATTGGCCGATTTCTTATGAAGAGCTAGAACCGTACTATGAAAAAGTAAAAGAAGTTGTTGGTGTTTCTGGAGATGGTATGAGACTAGATTCTTTAGAAGTAAATGGTGCAACAAAGTGGTTTGATAAATCATGTAAAGAGCTAGGTTATAAAAGTTTTGCAACACCAAGAGCGATACTTTCAGCTCCAATACTTGGCAGAAATAGTTGTTCATATTCAAATTTTTGTGGAAGTTATCCTTGTGCAACTGGGGCAAAAGGAAGTGCAAGAGCAGCTCTACTTCAAAAATGTAATGTAGAAATAATTAGTGAAGCATTTGTTTATAAGATAGATAGTGACAAATCAAAGGTCACACAAGTGCATTACTATGATAAAGATAAAAAAAGTCACTCCATAAAAGCAAAAATCTTTGTCTTAGCAGCTCAAGCAATAGAGAGTTCAAGACTACTCCTAAACTCAAAAAATAAATATTTTCCAGATGGTTTAGCAAATAACTCTAAAGAAGTTGGAAAAAATCTAATTTTCTCAGGTGGTGGAAGTGGAACAGGTCGCATAAAAAAAGAAAACTTAAGTGATAATGACTTTAAAGAACTTATGCAAGCTGGATTGTTTTTTAACCGTTCACTTCAAGACTGGTATGAGTATGATAAAGGTGGAGTAAAATACAAAGGCGGAACCATAGACTTTCTTTTTGAACATCAAAATATAATCTCTCGTGCGAGTAGAGAGTTTTATGATGATGACGGAAACATCATGTGGGGAGAAAAACTTCAGCAAAAGATACATAAGACTTTAACAACATCAAGAGTATTAACCTTTGAAGTTTTTAATGATTGGCTTCCTACTGATTATAATTTTGTTAGTATTGATGATAAGGTGAAAGACAAATATGGTGTTGCAGTTGGAGCCATAAACTTATATGGACACAAAAGAGATGTTGAGGTTGGAAAGCATTTAGCATCTAGAGCAGAGAAAGTTTTAAAAAGTATGGGAGCAAGTGAGATTGTTACTTCTATATCTGACTCTCCTCCACCAAATCTTGTAGCAGGGGGTTGTCGTTTTGGTGATGATGCTTCAACTTCTGTTTTAGATAAAAACTGTAAAGCACATGACTTGGAAAATCTTTATGTGACAGATGCCTCCTTTATGCCAACAGGTGGAAGTGTTCCATATACTTGGACAATTTATGCAAATTCATTTAGAGTGGCAGAGCATCTCAAAAAAATTATGAAGAGTTAA
- a CDS encoding DUF6858 family protein, giving the protein MQKTILMEKYPVFSLEIKKSETSYKNVNEIIEYLKTLIDGHKVAVFISVFDQYTHTKSIGGEINEKLIDAQNLIFCFGKAIPNSKILAARPRSFGVCETKDTFLIDFLEPPREEMTHIMEKWAKSIVNI; this is encoded by the coding sequence GTGCAAAAAACAATCTTAATGGAAAAATATCCAGTTTTTAGTCTGGAAATTAAAAAAAGTGAAACTAGTTATAAAAATGTTAATGAAATAATTGAGTATTTAAAAACTCTTATAGATGGACATAAAGTAGCAGTTTTTATATCTGTTTTTGACCAATATACGCATACAAAAAGCATCGGTGGAGAAATTAATGAAAAACTCATAGATGCGCAAAATTTAATCTTTTGTTTTGGAAAAGCTATACCAAATAGTAAAATCTTAGCAGCAAGACCAAGAAGTTTTGGAGTTTGTGAAACTAAAGATACTTTTTTAATAGATTTTTTAGAGCCTCCAAGAGAAGAAATGACGCATATTATGGAAAAATGGGCAAAATCAATAGTAAATATTTAA
- a CDS encoding peptidylprolyl isomerase: MAYATARHILVDSEEVCNTLKTEIEDGASFEDVAKANSQCPSASAGGDLGKFGPGQMVPEFDEVVFKGDVGVLYGPVQTQFGYHLLEVTSRG, from the coding sequence ATGGCTTATGCAACTGCAAGACATATATTAGTAGATAGTGAAGAAGTGTGTAATACACTCAAAACAGAGATAGAAGACGGAGCTTCTTTTGAAGATGTTGCAAAAGCAAACTCTCAATGTCCATCTGCTTCAGCTGGTGGAGATTTAGGTAAATTTGGTCCTGGTCAAATGGTTCCAGAATTTGATGAAGTAGTATTTAAAGGTGATGTTGGTGTTCTTTATGGACCTGTCCAAACTCAGTTTGGTTATCATTTACTAGAAGTTACAAGTAGAGGATAA
- the aguB gene encoding N-carbamoylputrescine amidase, with product MVKVSAIQMRMCDDEKANVLKAETFVRTSCENGAKIILLPELFSSVYFCKDMDRKYFSLASTLKNNSLIKHFSKIANELKVVILVSYFEKYESDYFNSLVVIDADGKVMDNYRKTHIPDGAGYEEKFYFKTGDTGFKVYDTAYAKIGVGICWDQWFCESARILALKGAEIIFYPTAIGSEPEIEIDSKEHWQRVQMGHAATNTVPIVVANRIGEEVGKSCCITFYGSSFITDYTGAIIVEASRDKQEIIYAEFDLAEIKKQREYWGLLRDREPSKYKDICKTI from the coding sequence ATGGTAAAAGTATCTGCCATTCAGATGCGTATGTGTGATGATGAAAAGGCTAATGTTTTAAAAGCAGAAACCTTTGTTCGCACTTCTTGTGAAAATGGCGCAAAAATCATACTTTTACCAGAACTTTTTTCATCTGTTTACTTTTGTAAAGATATGGATAGAAAATACTTCTCCTTAGCATCTACGCTAAAAAATAACTCCCTGATAAAACACTTTTCTAAGATTGCAAACGAGTTAAAAGTGGTTATATTAGTAAGTTATTTTGAAAAATATGAGAGTGACTATTTTAACTCTTTAGTAGTTATAGATGCTGATGGTAAAGTTATGGATAATTATCGTAAAACCCATATACCAGATGGGGCAGGATATGAAGAGAAGTTTTACTTTAAAACAGGAGATACGGGCTTTAAAGTATATGATACTGCTTATGCAAAAATAGGTGTTGGCATCTGTTGGGATCAGTGGTTTTGTGAAAGTGCTAGGATTTTAGCATTAAAGGGTGCTGAGATTATTTTTTATCCAACTGCTATTGGTAGTGAGCCTGAAATAGAAATTGACTCAAAAGAGCATTGGCAAAGAGTTCAGATGGGACATGCCGCTACAAATACTGTTCCTATTGTTGTTGCTAACCGCATAGGAGAAGAAGTAGGAAAGAGTTGTTGCATAACTTTTTATGGGTCTTCGTTTATAACAGACTATACAGGTGCGATAATCGTAGAAGCATCTAGAGATAAACAAGAGATAATCTATGCAGAATTTGATTTAGCTGAGATAAAAAAACAAAGAGAGTATTGGGGACTTTTAAGAGATAGAGAACCTTCTAAATATAAAGATATATGTAAAACTATATAG
- a CDS encoding J domain-containing protein — translation MEIVLRNNLILITTGFDTLNTSWMKEFLNHHARGMLFLPKAVLVFRNETLTQIREEFLTTLSQHHAATHDLDHQFFLRCMLKYGTQPIKIELERLEEAQTVKVNLYAYDKDTVLISLDAPNSWVINYLRSQLEVYVERGTDSSLVVDVSDYKAKARLERALNKRHILHYQIQYSYDNHFMSKLYSDFASFSFGDLCKADDEDKNTHLYTVLECPVGASQDALKKSYKKLVKVYHPDKIVHEHPNMITHYTQKFQLLQEAYSALRIVS, via the coding sequence ATGGAAATTGTACTTCGCAATAATCTTATTCTTATCACAACAGGATTTGATACGCTAAATACTTCTTGGATGAAAGAATTTTTAAATCATCATGCAAGAGGGATGCTTTTTTTACCAAAGGCAGTTTTAGTATTTAGGAATGAAACACTTACTCAAATTAGAGAAGAATTTTTAACAACTCTATCTCAACACCACGCGGCTACACACGACCTTGACCATCAGTTTTTTCTGCGTTGTATGTTAAAATATGGTACTCAACCTATAAAAATAGAGTTAGAAAGACTAGAAGAGGCTCAAACAGTAAAAGTAAATCTTTATGCTTATGATAAAGATACGGTTTTGATTTCTTTAGACGCTCCAAACTCGTGGGTTATAAACTATCTTCGCTCACAGTTAGAAGTTTATGTAGAAAGAGGAACAGATTCTTCTTTGGTTGTTGATGTTAGTGATTATAAAGCTAAAGCAAGACTAGAAAGGGCTTTAAATAAAAGGCATATCTTGCATTATCAAATACAGTATAGTTATGATAATCATTTTATGTCAAAACTATATAGTGATTTTGCTTCGTTTAGTTTTGGTGATTTATGCAAGGCAGATGATGAAGATAAAAATACTCATCTTTATACAGTTTTAGAATGTCCAGTAGGGGCTTCTCAAGATGCACTTAAAAAAAGTTATAAAAAACTTGTAAAAGTTTATCATCCTGATAAAATTGTGCATGAGCATCCAAATATGATAACTCACTATACACAGAAGTTTCAGCTACTTCAAGAAGCATATTCAGCACTTAGGATTGTTAGTTAG
- a CDS encoding DUF234 domain-containing protein: MTNIKLLEQFRSFYFRNYPDDMETQIKYFSIFGGLGQDVDTSKPLAQLIEELILQNFDTLNEKIEQLTLNEPNNKRLLNALAVGDRRIFSAFKRAGLNNGNGGGTLNFLQEKGIVQIEYSREAQSKKISKHRISHKVLFTYPFIRFWFYFIYPHIKEIKEKNYENLFKSIEDKKNSYTSLVFEELSEVLLNYNLRDAQIISSGSYWDANIEIDILTLTDKMEIYVGECKWTNHRINKSELHKLEEKCQKLEIVPFQMILFSKRGFSKELKNMQGKNLALYSSDDFEALLKNASHTELIESFI; this comes from the coding sequence ATGACAAACATAAAACTTTTAGAACAATTTCGTTCATTTTATTTTAGAAACTACCCTGATGATATGGAAACTCAAATCAAATACTTTTCCATCTTTGGTGGTCTTGGGCAGGATGTTGACACTTCAAAACCACTAGCACAACTCATAGAAGAACTCATACTTCAAAATTTTGATACTTTAAATGAAAAGATAGAACAACTAACACTAAATGAACCAAATAATAAAAGACTTTTAAACGCTCTTGCAGTTGGCGATAGAAGAATATTCTCTGCTTTTAAAAGAGCGGGATTAAACAATGGCAATGGTGGGGGAACATTAAACTTTTTACAAGAAAAAGGCATAGTTCAAATAGAATACTCAAGAGAAGCTCAAAGCAAAAAGATTTCTAAACATAGAATCTCTCATAAAGTTCTTTTCACCTACCCTTTTATTAGGTTTTGGTTTTACTTTATCTACCCACACATAAAAGAGATTAAAGAGAAAAATTATGAAAATCTTTTTAAAAGTATAGAAGATAAAAAAAACAGTTATACAAGTTTAGTTTTTGAAGAACTTTCAGAAGTTTTACTAAACTACAATCTTAGAGATGCGCAAATCATTAGTTCTGGAAGTTACTGGGATGCAAATATTGAGATAGATATACTAACTCTAACTGATAAGATGGAAATATATGTTGGAGAATGTAAATGGACAAATCACAGAATAAACAAGAGCGAACTTCACAAACTTGAAGAAAAGTGTCAAAAATTAGAGATAGTACCTTTTCAGATGATTTTATTTTCAAAAAGAGGCTTTTCTAAAGAGCTGAAGAATATGCAAGGTAAAAACTTAGCACTTTACTCTTCTGATGATTTTGAGGCACTTTTAAAAAATGCTTCTCATACTGAACTTATAGAGAGTTTTATTTAG
- a CDS encoding DNA polymerase IV, which yields MKIHIDIDCFFVSAVRIKDKTLENKAVAIGGRSDTKIFDASAKKQTVNFENSGSFVPTFYKAYEESDDINGFKDADGKIRGILTTSSYEARAFGVKTAMSIREALGLCPHLIIKAPNMSLYQELSHQLHEFLASKIPLIEQASIDEFYGDLSGWIEDDEVEDFIDNLKHEIKKVIKLPVSIGAANTRYIAKLATTAAKPFGCKIIYKNELDSFIKNIPVGEFAGIGKSMKARLKSVQIHTLGELKQRRGTLESWSPYAKELYKKVSGLTDAPIQTTRRRKSIGISRTFDPLYDRLELQRRVHVLARHLSFAILKLEVIPTVFHLSIAYEMNQKSHINLSLSEIFTEKKFDSLCIKLFNKADNQRRLHVIRLSINCSSFTRDSKKELSLIGFHDEQKMKKLTDSTHSLREKYGIDTLKWGSEF from the coding sequence ATGAAAATACACATAGATATAGATTGCTTCTTCGTATCAGCTGTTCGCATAAAAGATAAAACATTAGAAAATAAAGCAGTTGCTATTGGTGGCAGAAGTGATACTAAAATATTTGATGCAAGTGCTAAAAAGCAAACAGTAAACTTTGAAAACTCAGGAAGTTTTGTTCCTACTTTTTATAAAGCTTATGAAGAAAGTGACGACATAAATGGCTTTAAAGATGCAGATGGGAAGATTAGAGGCATACTTACAACCTCTTCTTATGAAGCAAGAGCATTTGGTGTTAAAACTGCTATGAGTATAAGAGAAGCTTTAGGACTTTGCCCTCATCTAATCATAAAAGCACCAAATATGTCTTTATATCAAGAACTATCACATCAGTTACATGAGTTTTTAGCATCTAAGATTCCCCTTATCGAACAAGCCAGTATTGATGAGTTTTATGGTGATTTAAGTGGTTGGATAGAAGATGATGAAGTTGAAGATTTTATAGACAATCTTAAACATGAGATAAAAAAAGTCATAAAACTCCCTGTTTCTATCGGAGCAGCAAACACTCGTTATATTGCTAAACTTGCAACAACTGCGGCTAAACCTTTTGGCTGTAAAATTATTTACAAAAATGAACTTGATAGTTTCATAAAAAACATTCCAGTTGGAGAGTTTGCAGGTATTGGAAAGAGTATGAAAGCACGACTAAAATCAGTACAAATCCACACACTTGGAGAGTTAAAACAAAGAAGAGGAACGCTAGAGTCATGGAGTCCTTATGCAAAAGAGTTATATAAAAAAGTTAGTGGACTTACAGATGCTCCCATTCAAACAACTCGCAGAAGAAAATCCATTGGCATCTCTAGAACCTTTGACCCACTTTACGATAGACTTGAGTTACAAAGAAGAGTTCATGTATTGGCTAGGCATCTAAGCTTTGCTATCTTAAAACTAGAAGTCATTCCAACTGTATTTCACCTTAGCATAGCTTATGAAATGAATCAAAAATCTCACATAAACCTATCTCTTAGTGAAATTTTTACAGAAAAAAAGTTTGATTCTTTATGTATAAAACTTTTTAACAAAGCAGACAACCAAAGACGACTTCATGTTATTAGGCTTAGTATAAACTGTTCAAGCTTTACAAGGGACTCAAAAAAAGAGTTATCTCTCATAGGTTTTCATGATGAGCAAAAAATGAAAAAGCTAACAGACTCTACACACAGCTTAAGAGAAAAGTATGGCATAGATACTTTAAAATGGGGAAGTGAGTTTTAA
- a CDS encoding transposase-like zinc-binding domain-containing protein — translation MDYKKALKYSLKNIIKIGKRRGIQRYLCKDCKCKFQHKRRPEQLHKIIFVPQGHKKRVFFTSSNSQTI, via the coding sequence ATGGATTATAAAAAAGCTCTAAAATATTCTTTAAAAAATATTATTAAAATAGGAAAAAGAAGAGGTATTCAAAGGTATTTATGTAAAGATTGTAAGTGTAAATTTCAACATAAAAGACGACCAGAGCAACTACATAAAATCATCTTTGTACCACAAGGGCATAAAAAAAGAGTATTTTTTACATCGTCAAACTCTCAAACAATTTGA